One Phaeodactylum tricornutum CCAP 1055/1 PHATR_bd_32x35 genomic scaffold, whole genome shotgun sequence genomic window carries:
- a CDS encoding predicted protein, translating into MNSDNKKKKTRAKPQGFAGAVLRDLQTSRFPYAGDVRPGQQTPQKVVLDESIVKPDYWQTGAPSRPSKLALPWMIEVKSPEEIEKMRASGKLAREILDLAGRAVQPGVTTDEIDQIVHQAILKAGAYPSPLNYHGFPKSCCTSVNEVICHGIPDDRKLKNGDVINLDITVYLDGYHGDCSEMFVAGEVDESAQKLLQATYDCWIKACMFVKPGNDYKDIGGIIEDHVTPLGFSTVRQFCGHGIGQIFHTSPNILHYRNNEPNGQMAAGHTFTIEPMICEGSAKALTWPDEWTATTIDGKRSAQFEHTLLITKDGVEALTGKNEKSMLQLWERNSEVHKGIWLGTSKAAEARHNEINARLLAAS; encoded by the exons ATGAACAGcgacaacaaaaagaaaaagactcgCGCCAAGCCGCAAGGCTTTGCGGGAGCCGTCTTGCGGGACTTGCAAACCTCCCGATTTCCCTACGCCGGCGACGTGCGTCCCGGTCAACAAACACCGCAAAAGGTGGTGCTAGACGAAAGCATCGTCAAGCCGGATTACTGGCAGACGGGGGCGCCGTCGCGGCCCTCGAAACTGGCCCTCCCGTGGATGATTGAAGTCAAGAGcccggaagaaattgaaaagaTGCGGGCCTCCGGGAAACTGGCGAGGGAGATTTTGGATCTGGCGGGCAGAGCCGTTCAACCGGGAGTGACCACGGACGAAATCGATCAGATTGTGCACCAGGCTATATTAAAG GCTGGAGCCTACCCCTCACCACTGAATTACCACGGATTTCCGAAATCGTGTTGCACCTCCGTCAACGAAGTCATTTGCCATGGAATTCCCGACGACCGAAAGTTGAAAAATGGTGATGTCATCAACTTGGATATTACCGTGTACTTGGACGGCTACCACGGCGACTGTAGTGAAATGTTTGTGGCTGGCGAAGTGGATGAAAGCGCCCAGAAACTACTACAAGCAACCTACGACTGTTGGATCAAGGCGTGCATGTTTGTCAAACCAGGAAACGATTACAAAGACATTGGTGGTATCATTGAAGATCACGTGACACCATTGGGTTTCTCAACCGTCCGTCAGTTCTGCGGACACGGCATCGGCCAG ATCTTCCACACAAGCCCCAATATTTTACATTACCGCAACAACGAACCCAACGGCCAAATGGCAGCTGGGCACACCTTTACCATTGAGCCGATGATTTGCGAAGGATCCGCCAAGGCCCTAACTTGGCCCGATGAATGGACGGCTACAACGATCGACGGCAAGCGTTCGGCGCAGTTTGAACACACGTTGCTCATCACCAAAGACGGCGTGGAGGCTTTGACGGGCAAGAACGAAAAGTCTATGCTGCAGCTTTGGGAACGCAATTCGGAGGTACACAAGGGTATCTGGCTGGGTACTTCCAAGGCAGCGGAAGCGAGACACAACGAAATCAATGCACGCTTGTTGGCGGCATCGTAA
- a CDS encoding predicted protein, whose translation MIVRYAPALTLAFLCSLRTSLPTHAWLPVVPWGSRRPRQRATPTIPGVPWFPSILTLQTTSTPTTTDAPVLSLFNSKTRAKEPFRPVRADTNVVSMYTCGPTVYDFAHVGNFRAFLTYDVLKRVLRYLGYHVTHVCNLTDVDDKIIQRANEQKIDHVQTLTRRYEQHFRDDLQALNIQPACQYPRATEHIDDMMDLIRVLRDKELAYETPDGSWYFRTQAQPRYGTQLVQLNYQEMAQTERGESDDKEHFADFCLWKAFKTGVDRMDAAWESNDIALGRPGWHLECSAMARHFFGDDTIDLHGGGIDLKFPHHENEIAQSEGATGNVFCNCWFHNGFVNMDNEKMSKSLGNFLTLRGACPTPDDVRAYRYLAVSSQYRQALAFTPQAMTAARNAIARMDKIKNQLEECTRVNGASVVDETTDSELPTVARTALENFEVAICDDLSMPRASAALFSLVKAAEGELKRVNKVSDDEVSLDYTGLRRILDAMKQMDQVFGIFYRVPVSEEEETAQEEALVIPDDVVELVERRTAAKEAKDWELADALRSQVTELGYAVKDVKGEDPIVTQL comes from the coding sequence ATGATTGTACGATACGCACCCGCGCTAACTTTGGCGTTCCTCTGTAGCTTACGGACGAGCCTTCCCACGCATGCTTGGCTCCCCGTCGTGCCGTGGGGTTCCCGACGTCCACGCCAGCGCGCAACACCCACGATTCCCGGGGTCCCATGGTTCCCGTCTATTCTCACGTTACAGACTACGTCCACACCGACGACTACCGACGCGCCTGTGTTGTCCTTGTTCAATTCCAAGACGCGCGCGAAGGAACCCTTCCGACCGGTCCGCGCCGACACGAACGTCGTGTCCATGTACACGTGCGGTCCGACGGTGTACGATTTCGCGCACGTGGGAAACTTTCGGGCCTTCCTCACGTACGATGTCCTCAAACGTGTCTTGCGGTATCTTGGCTACCACGTGACTCACGTGTGCAATCTCACCGACGTGGATGATAAGATCATTCAACGTGCCAACGAACAGAAAATCGATCACGTACAGACTCTCACCCGTCGCTACGAACAGCACTTTCGGGATGACCTGCAGGCACTCAACATACAACCGGCGTGCCAGTATCCCCGGGCCACGGAACACATTGATGATATGATGGATTTGATTCGTGTCTTGCGGGATAAGGAGTTGGCCTACGAAACACCGGATGGGTCCTGGTACTTTCGAACCCAGGCGCAACCGCGTTACGGTACCCAGCTCGTGCAACTCAACTACCAAGAAATGGCCCAAACGGAACGGGGCGAGTCAGACGATAAGGAGCATTTCGCCGATTTTTGTTTGTGGAAAGCCTTCAAGACTGGTGTGGACCGCATGGATGCGGCGTGGGAGTCGAACGACATTGCACTGGGTCGTCCCGGTTGGCACTTGGAATGCTCCGCCATGGCCCGACACTTCTTTGGTGACGACACCATCGACTTGCACGGGGGTGGCATCGATCTCAAGTTCCCGCACCACGAAAACGAAATTGCCCAATCCGAAGGGGCAACCGGCAACGTATTTTGCAATTGCTGGTTCCACAACGGCTTTGTTAATATGGACAATGAGAAAATGTCCAAATCGCTCGGCAACTTTTTGACCCTGCGCGGAGCTTGTCCGACGCCGGACGATGTCCGAGCCTACCGGTATTTGGCCGTCAGCAGCCAGTACCGACAAGCGCTGGCCTTTACGCCGCAAGCCATGACGGCGGCTCGCAACGCGATTGCCCGTATGGACAAGATTAAAAACCAATTGGAAGAGTGCACACGGGTGAACGGGGCCAGCGTGGTGGACGAGACGACGGACAGCGAGCTGCCCACGGTAGCCCGTACGGCGTTGGAGAATTTTGAAGTCGCGATTTGCGACGATTTGAGCATGCCGCGGGCATCCGCCGCACTCTTTTCACTCGTCAAGGCTGCCGAAGGCGAGCTCAAGCGTGTAAATAAAGTGAGTGACGATGAAGTGTCGTTGGACTATACCGGTCTCCGACGGATCCTCGATGCCATGAAGCAAATGGATCAAGTGTTTGGTATATTCTACCGAGTACCggtgtcggaagaagaagaaactgCTCAAGAAGAAGCCTTGGTAATACCAGACGATGTGGTGGAGCTGGTAGAGCGGCGAACAGCCGCGAAAGAAGCCAAAGACTGGGAATTGGCCGACGCCTTGCGATCCCAAGTAACGGAATTGGGTTACGCGGTCAAGGACGTCAAAGGTGAAGATCCGATCGTCACACAACTGTAG
- a CDS encoding predicted protein, with amino-acid sequence MYRFLTPVLLVIVMVLVITDNHDHTSPQQIEEVAVVEEERSSCDNSQPLFPSINSDASICLDILTDPTTGIAYHPPGTPPEGFIENPSRAPGQGASWIRIFPNSIGVLAALSNNIETQNLGVRDEDQCYYHGGHTRCSLSGIFISIDKDNNVSILSLGDEDERRLQTTQVFRSYFGSLGADTSTEDFETRVLFSEHGEDVLKLDQSMSQVLETPMWSTTDDYGGSGFKTTYSSSGISQTVTSFNLTTGVEDMVMRWYQRSTTAGQKDVEFSTTTSETFNIALTGQDVACEWTSGVTVLGWGLANACPGYVSNPTCVLISNLHWSCICDQSVETPFVWVNFHDTIAQQQ; translated from the coding sequence ATGTATAGATTTCTTACACCCGTCTTGTTGGTGATAGTTATGGTGTTGGTTATAACAGACAACCACGATCACACCAGCCCGCAGCAAATTGAAGAAGTTGCGGTAGTGGAGGAAGAGAGAAGCAGTTGCGACAACTCACAACCTCTTTTCCCATCTATCAACTCGGACGCATCGATATGTCTCGACATACTGACGGACCCTACAACAGGAATCGCCTATCATCCTCCAGGTACACCGCCGGAAGGCTTCATAGAAAATCCCTCGAGGGCGCCTGGGCAGGGGGCATCTTGGATTAGGATCTTTCCGAATTCGATAGGCGTGCTAGCCGCGTTATCTAACAACATCGAAACACAAAACTTGGGTGTGCGGGACGAAGATCAGTGCTATTACCACGGTGGCCACACGCGATGCTCGTTATCGGGGATCTTCATCTcgatcgacaaagacaacaaCGTGAGTATCCTGTCACTCGGCGATGAGGACGAGCGCAGGCTCCAGACAACCCAGGTGTTTCGATCCTACTTCGGCAGCCTTGGTGCTGATACATCTACCGAAGACTTTGAAACTCGAGTTCTTTTTTCAGAGCACGGGGAGGATGTGCTTAAGCTTGATCAATCGATGTCTCAGGTGCTGGAAACTCCAATGTGGTCGACAACCGATGACTATGGTGGTTCCGGCTTCAAGACAACGTATTCTAGCTCTGGAATTTCTCAGACCGTAACATCGTTTAATTTGACTACCGGGGTGGAGGACATGGTCATGCGCTGGTATCAGAGAAGCACCACGGCCGGCCAAAAGGATGTTGAATTTTCAACGACGACCTCCGAAACATTCAACATTGCATTGACTGGACAAGACGTCGCGTGTGAGTGGACGTCTGGAGTGACTGTACTCGGATGGGGCCTCGCCAACGCTTGTCCGGGATACGTGAGCAATCCGACATGCGTTCTCATCAGCAATCTCCATTGGTCATGCATTTGTGACCAGTCGGTCGAGACTCCGTTTGTGTGGGTCAATTTTCACGATACGATAGCACAGCAGCAGTGA